From the Candidatus Krumholzibacteriota bacterium genome, one window contains:
- a CDS encoding DUF378 domain-containing protein: MNKLNTLDWIALILVIIGGLNWFLVGISGFNLVAAIFGDTAADISIMSKIIYILVGLSAIYTIFILGKLQKK; encoded by the coding sequence ATGAACAAACTGAATACTCTTGATTGGATTGCTCTGATCCTGGTTATTATCGGTGGATTGAACTGGTTTCTAGTAGGCATTTCCGGTTTCAACCTGGTTGCCGCCATCTTCGGCGACACAGCTGCTGATATATCGATAATGTCAAAGATCATTTACATCCTGGTGGGACTCTCAGCGATTTACACTATTTTTATTCTCGGAAAACTTCAGAAAAAGTAA
- a CDS encoding DUF523 and DUF1722 domain-containing protein, translating to MFADFPRPSVVVSKCLGFKKCRYNGQTIPDRFVERLGDYVDYITVCPEEEIDLGTPRDPVRIGRRGDEIRMVQPASGADYTDKMLNFVSTFLDGVESADGFLMKNRSPSCGINDVKIYQNLDKPTGAQRGKGLFGGSIADYFPEAAIEDEGRLRNFSIREHFLTKLFANTRFRKISNGVRMKDLVDFHSSHKYLFMAYNETAMRECGKIVANYEHFPAEEVFRLYREKMRDIFVERAKYTSIINTLYHIFGGVSDNLSGEEKKFFLDSAEQYRDERIPLSAILQLLKSYVIRFDNEYLKRQVFLNPYPEKLVEISDSGKGRSY from the coding sequence ATGTTTGCTGATTTTCCCAGGCCTTCAGTGGTAGTGAGTAAATGCCTCGGTTTCAAAAAATGCAGATATAACGGCCAGACAATACCTGACCGGTTCGTAGAAAGACTCGGTGATTATGTCGATTATATCACCGTCTGCCCCGAGGAGGAGATAGACCTGGGTACTCCCAGGGATCCGGTCAGGATAGGAAGGAGGGGGGATGAGATAAGAATGGTTCAGCCAGCAAGCGGAGCTGATTATACCGATAAGATGCTGAATTTCGTCAGTACCTTCCTGGATGGAGTAGAAAGCGCGGACGGCTTTCTGATGAAGAACCGTTCTCCCTCCTGCGGTATAAACGATGTAAAAATATATCAGAACCTGGACAAACCGACCGGAGCACAGAGAGGTAAGGGGCTATTCGGCGGGAGCATTGCCGATTATTTTCCCGAAGCTGCGATCGAGGATGAGGGAAGGCTCAGGAATTTCAGTATACGTGAGCATTTCCTGACAAAACTCTTTGCCAATACCAGATTCAGAAAGATCAGTAATGGAGTGAGGATGAAGGATCTGGTTGATTTTCACAGTTCTCATAAGTATCTCTTTATGGCCTATAATGAGACGGCCATGCGTGAGTGCGGAAAAATCGTGGCCAATTATGAACACTTTCCAGCGGAGGAAGTATTCCGCCTCTACCGGGAGAAGATGCGGGATATTTTCGTCGAAAGGGCAAAGTATACCTCCATAATCAACACCCTCTACCATATATTCGGGGGAGTGTCGGACAATCTATCCGGCGAAGAGAAGAAGTTTTTCCTCGATTCAGCGGAACAGTACAGGGACGAGCGTATCCCGCTGAGCGCCATTCTTCAGCTTCTCAAATCGTACGTTATCAGGTTCGACAATGAATATCTGAAAAGACAGGTTTTTCTGAATCCCTATCCGGAAAAGCTTGTGGAAATATCTGATTCCGGAAAGGGCAGAAGCTATTAG
- a CDS encoding deoxyribodipyrimidine photo-lyase — protein sequence MSLRINKKRINKLNDIPVSGGAVIYWMSRDQRVRDNWALLYAQSLAGSNPLIVFFNLVPDFGGATIRHYTFMLEGLKKVQAELKKKNIPLYAISGKPEENIPKFIAERGCGVLVTDFDPLKIKREWKEQVKRRIKTAFHEVDSHNIVPAYVASDKREYAAYTIRPRIKRKLEEFFTEFPKVRKRSKIKMPVIEWDELYESLDVDRSVSVVQWIRPGSEEAEKVLGDFISNRIERYSKESNNPILNAVSNMSPYLHFGQISAQRIALRIREAPISKEAKESYFEQLIVRRELSDNFCLYDNNYDSVECFPEWAAESLSSHRSDRREYIYSKEQFENGQTDDNLWNAAQREMLTRGKMHGYMRMYWAKKILEWTAEPEEAFDIAIYLNNRYELDGRDPNGYAGVAWAIGGVHDRAWKERKIFGKVRYMSYEGCRRKFDVEEYIRRFGD from the coding sequence ATGAGTTTGAGAATTAATAAAAAGCGCATAAACAAATTAAACGATATCCCGGTAAGCGGCGGAGCCGTTATATACTGGATGAGCAGGGACCAGCGAGTAAGGGATAACTGGGCCCTTCTGTATGCTCAATCCCTTGCGGGTTCGAACCCGCTTATAGTATTTTTCAATCTTGTTCCCGACTTCGGCGGCGCGACCATACGTCATTATACTTTCATGCTGGAGGGATTAAAGAAGGTCCAGGCCGAGCTTAAAAAGAAGAATATACCCCTTTATGCTATCAGCGGTAAACCGGAAGAGAATATACCAAAATTTATTGCTGAGCGGGGTTGTGGTGTGTTAGTCACCGATTTTGACCCGCTCAAGATCAAGAGAGAGTGGAAAGAACAGGTAAAACGCCGGATTAAGACTGCTTTTCACGAAGTGGATAGTCATAACATAGTGCCGGCTTATGTGGCTTCAGATAAGAGGGAGTACGCTGCATATACCATAAGGCCGAGGATCAAAAGAAAACTGGAGGAGTTCTTTACAGAGTTTCCGAAAGTCCGAAAACGATCGAAAATAAAAATGCCCGTGATTGAATGGGATGAACTCTATGAATCTCTTGATGTTGATAGGTCCGTATCAGTGGTCCAGTGGATTCGGCCAGGTTCTGAGGAGGCGGAAAAGGTTCTAGGCGATTTTATAAGTAACAGAATTGAAAGATATTCCAAGGAAAGCAACAATCCTATTCTGAATGCCGTTTCCAATATGTCGCCCTATCTTCATTTTGGTCAGATATCCGCTCAGAGGATTGCACTCAGGATAAGGGAGGCTCCAATATCGAAAGAAGCTAAGGAGAGTTACTTCGAACAGCTGATCGTACGAAGAGAGCTATCCGATAATTTCTGCCTGTATGATAACAATTACGATTCTGTTGAGTGTTTCCCGGAGTGGGCCGCAGAATCTTTAAGCAGTCACAGAAGTGACCGCAGGGAATATATCTATTCCAAGGAGCAGTTTGAGAATGGGCAAACCGATGATAATCTCTGGAACGCCGCGCAGAGAGAGATGTTAACGAGGGGAAAGATGCACGGTTATATGAGGATGTACTGGGCCAAGAAGATCCTTGAATGGACCGCTGAGCCGGAAGAGGCTTTTGATATTGCTATTTATCTCAATAACAGGTATGAGCTTGATGGAAGAGACCCGAACGGGTATGCAGGTGTTGCGTGGGCTATAGGAGGGGTTCACGACCGAGCGTGGAAAGAGAGGAAAATATTCGGCAAGGTGCGCTATATGAGTTACGAGGGCTGCAGAAGAAAATTTGATGTGGAAGAATATATAAGAAGATTCGGCGATTAA
- a CDS encoding T9SS type A sorting domain-containing protein: protein MSDKEVAPHKYHVYQSYPNPFNPVCTIRYEMPVSGRMSIRIYDVEGRLIRNLADKFRKPGVYSEVWNGKSDNGRGVASGVYFYQFKVNDFKKTGKMILMR from the coding sequence ATTTCAGATAAAGAGGTTGCTCCCCATAAATACCATGTTTACCAGAGCTACCCGAATCCGTTCAATCCGGTTTGCACTATACGCTACGAAATGCCGGTATCGGGAAGGATGAGTATAAGAATATACGACGTGGAGGGAAGACTGATTAGAAATCTCGCCGATAAATTCCGCAAGCCCGGCGTATACAGCGAAGTCTGGAACGGAAAGTCAGATAATGGCCGTGGTGTAGCTTCCGGAGTATACTTCTATCAGTTCAAGGTGAACGATTTTAAGAAAACCGGAAAGATGATCCTGATGAGATGA
- a CDS encoding DUF523 and DUF1722 domain-containing protein, protein MADKIKLGISTCLLGEKVRYDGGHKLDRYLVNVVGPFVEWVPICPEVESGLPIPRESMHLVQTDNGLRLMTGKTKIDHTERMITWAEKRLDLLEKEEICGFVFKTKSPSSGMRDIKIYSEAGMPLSKGKGMFASRLMERFPYLPVEDEGRLNDAGLRENFIERVFVYFRWLQFLANGSTRKGLVDFHTDHKYLIMAHSESNLRAMGKLVADPHAKEKKELLDEYFINLMEGLKLNATVKKNTNVLQHIMGYFKNQLSSEEKQELLDVIEKYHNRLIPLIVPVTLIKHYTKKYREPYLSRQHYLNPHPVELMLRNHV, encoded by the coding sequence ATGGCAGATAAAATAAAACTTGGAATCAGCACATGTCTTCTTGGTGAGAAAGTCCGGTACGATGGTGGCCATAAACTGGATCGTTATCTTGTCAATGTGGTCGGGCCGTTTGTGGAATGGGTGCCGATCTGCCCTGAAGTAGAGTCTGGTCTACCGATACCGCGTGAATCGATGCATCTGGTGCAAACCGATAACGGTTTGCGGCTGATGACAGGTAAAACCAAAATTGACCACACCGAACGTATGATAACGTGGGCGGAGAAACGCCTCGATCTTCTGGAAAAGGAAGAGATTTGCGGCTTTGTTTTCAAAACTAAATCGCCGAGTTCCGGCATGCGCGATATTAAAATTTATAGTGAAGCCGGCATGCCGTTGAGCAAAGGTAAGGGTATGTTTGCCTCACGTTTGATGGAACGGTTTCCCTATCTGCCGGTAGAAGATGAAGGACGCCTTAACGATGCGGGGTTGCGGGAAAACTTCATTGAACGCGTTTTCGTCTATTTTCGCTGGCTGCAATTTCTTGCCAATGGCTCGACACGTAAAGGATTGGTTGATTTTCACACTGACCACAAATATCTCATTATGGCGCACAGCGAGTCCAATCTCCGTGCTATGGGTAAACTCGTCGCAGACCCGCATGCCAAAGAAAAAAAGGAACTACTCGACGAGTATTTTATCAATTTGATGGAAGGCCTTAAACTCAATGCAACGGTCAAAAAGAATACCAATGTCTTGCAGCACATAATGGGCTATTTTAAAAATCAACTGTCCTCTGAGGAAAAACAGGAATTGCTCGATGTGATTGAGAAATACCACAATCGGCTCATACCGCTGATCGTTCCGGTTACATTAATAAAACATTACACTAAAAAATACAGGGAGCCCTATCTATCCCGGCAGCACTACCTCAATCCGCACCCGGTTGAGTTAATGCTGCGTAATCACGTCTGA
- a CDS encoding 2-oxoacid:acceptor oxidoreductase subunit alpha, translating to MVSKKQDISIVITGEAGQGIQTVERLLVTLLHHAGYYVFSTKEYMSRVRGGSNSTEIRVSTLPVAAYVDRIDILVVLDNKAFDHISYRMTDDTIIIGDKTQVKTISHPHVFSFDFLNAAKEIGNKVFANTIAVGLLASLFHISKDLIHDHITSFFKEKSKQIISGNKSAIEKGIAFAQTLSESSSISEKINKKHKKKNDDSSALLLNGTQAIGLGALAGGCNFISSYPMSPSTGVLTFLSSVGDKANVFVEQAEDEIAAVNMALGAWFAGGRALVSTSGGGFALMAEGLSLAAMTETPLVIHLAQRPGPATGLPTRTEQGDLHLALYSGHGEFPRVIFAPGSLQDGFMTTKKAFDIADAFQIPAIILSDQYFVDSKYQTSAFKDLDKKPNHHIVKTSTDYLRYDDNESGVSPRGIPGYGSGFIHVDSDEHDTDGRITECAEVRKQMVEKRLRKIHALRQQSIEPTLFGSSEYNILLIGWGSTLQVIEESRNLIADNRVSFLHFSQVFPLHPKTKSYLENAKTIITIENNATAQFSDLLEKETGVSVDAHILQYTGHPFSVETLVDRIPETIEAAEGN from the coding sequence ATGGTTTCTAAGAAACAGGATATTTCAATTGTAATTACCGGTGAAGCGGGACAGGGAATTCAAACCGTGGAACGATTACTGGTAACCCTCTTGCATCACGCAGGATATTATGTGTTTTCAACAAAAGAATACATGTCACGAGTTCGTGGGGGCAGTAATTCCACCGAGATACGAGTTTCAACACTACCAGTGGCCGCTTACGTCGATCGCATTGATATCCTCGTTGTCTTAGATAACAAAGCATTTGACCATATCTCATATCGAATGACCGATGATACTATTATCATAGGGGATAAAACGCAGGTAAAAACAATTTCTCATCCTCATGTCTTTAGTTTTGATTTTCTTAATGCTGCAAAAGAAATAGGAAATAAAGTGTTCGCAAATACGATTGCAGTAGGCCTTCTTGCTTCTCTTTTTCATATTTCCAAAGATCTTATTCATGATCATATTACTTCCTTTTTTAAAGAAAAATCAAAACAGATTATCTCTGGAAACAAATCCGCAATAGAAAAGGGAATCGCATTTGCTCAAACCCTTTCAGAATCATCTTCAATCTCTGAAAAAATAAATAAAAAACACAAGAAAAAGAATGATGATAGCTCAGCACTCCTTCTTAATGGAACCCAAGCAATTGGTCTTGGTGCTCTCGCTGGAGGTTGTAATTTTATCTCATCATATCCAATGTCACCTTCAACAGGAGTGTTAACCTTTCTTTCTTCTGTAGGGGATAAAGCAAACGTTTTTGTTGAACAAGCTGAGGATGAGATCGCGGCAGTCAATATGGCTCTCGGCGCTTGGTTTGCCGGCGGACGAGCACTTGTATCAACTTCTGGGGGCGGCTTCGCATTGATGGCGGAAGGTCTCAGTCTCGCGGCAATGACTGAGACTCCTCTCGTGATTCATCTTGCACAACGACCCGGTCCAGCTACCGGTCTTCCAACCCGAACCGAGCAAGGTGATCTGCATTTAGCGTTATATTCCGGTCACGGTGAATTTCCTCGAGTGATTTTTGCACCTGGTTCACTGCAAGACGGATTCATGACCACAAAAAAAGCGTTTGATATTGCAGACGCCTTTCAAATTCCAGCTATCATTCTCAGCGATCAATATTTTGTAGATTCAAAGTATCAAACCTCTGCATTCAAAGATCTTGACAAAAAACCAAATCATCATATTGTGAAAACCTCTACAGATTACCTCCGGTACGATGATAATGAGTCAGGGGTTTCACCCCGTGGTATACCAGGATATGGATCTGGTTTTATTCACGTGGATAGTGATGAACATGACACTGATGGCAGGATCACTGAATGCGCTGAAGTCAGAAAACAGATGGTTGAAAAACGATTACGGAAAATACACGCGCTGAGGCAACAGAGTATTGAACCAACTCTCTTTGGCTCCAGTGAGTATAACATTTTACTGATTGGATGGGGGTCAACATTGCAGGTAATTGAAGAATCGCGAAACCTGATTGCTGATAACCGCGTCTCATTTCTGCATTTCTCCCAGGTGTTTCCACTTCATCCCAAAACGAAATCATATTTAGAGAACGCAAAAACCATCATTACCATTGAAAATAACGCAACTGCTCAATTCAGTGATCTCCTTGAAAAGGAAACCGGGGTATCGGTGGACGCTCATATTCTGCAGTACACTGGTCATCCCTTTTCTGTAGAAACCTTAGTTGATAGAATTCCAGAAACCATTGAAGCTGCGGAGGGAAACTGA
- a CDS encoding thiamine pyrophosphate-dependent enzyme, which produces MSSPFDLKKDIDIAWCPGCGNFSILRIIKKVLESLAIDPQELVMVSGIGQAAKIPQYFKTHYFNGLHGRALPPATAIKAVNPSLTVIAEGGDGDMYGEGGNHFIHTIRRNPDITHLVHNNMVYGLTKGQASPTSQKGFTTPIQIHGVILEPLNPLAVALSLNASFVARAYAKDHDQTADILSQAIKHPGYALVDIFQPCVSFNKVNTYEWFKKHTKYLSDHDTSDREQAFHLALQADPLLLGVFYQHEKNESFERSHPIYRHDSTPLLKRAYQPEIIKEIIESYYL; this is translated from the coding sequence ATGAGCTCACCTTTTGATCTTAAAAAGGATATTGACATTGCCTGGTGTCCGGGTTGTGGAAACTTCAGCATCCTTCGTATTATAAAAAAAGTATTAGAATCTTTAGCGATTGATCCTCAAGAATTAGTTATGGTTTCTGGGATTGGGCAAGCAGCAAAAATTCCACAATATTTCAAAACGCACTATTTTAACGGATTACATGGAAGAGCATTACCTCCTGCGACTGCCATCAAAGCGGTGAACCCTTCGTTGACTGTGATTGCAGAAGGCGGTGATGGAGACATGTATGGCGAAGGAGGAAATCATTTCATCCATACTATCCGCCGGAATCCGGATATCACTCATCTTGTGCACAATAATATGGTGTATGGCCTGACAAAAGGACAAGCTTCACCAACAAGTCAAAAAGGTTTCACTACACCTATTCAAATTCATGGAGTTATCTTAGAACCATTAAATCCACTCGCGGTTGCCCTTTCATTAAATGCATCATTTGTTGCTCGTGCATACGCAAAGGATCATGATCAAACCGCTGATATTCTATCTCAAGCAATCAAACACCCAGGATATGCACTGGTTGATATCTTTCAACCATGTGTTTCTTTTAACAAAGTCAACACTTATGAATGGTTCAAGAAACACACAAAATATCTTTCAGACCATGATACTTCAGATAGAGAACAAGCATTTCATCTCGCATTGCAAGCCGACCCCTTACTATTAGGTGTGTTTTATCAGCATGAGAAAAATGAATCTTTTGAACGTTCTCATCCCATTTATAGACATGATTCAACACCACTTCTCAAACGGGCGTATCAACCTGAAATCATCAAAGAAATCATCGAATCATACTATTTATAA
- a CDS encoding ABC transporter ATP-binding protein — translation MLEVINLNLKINGKQILRDVNLDVWRGHIHALVGTNGAGKSTLASAIMGLEGYRNVTGEIYFNEEHINDLSIDKRARLGITFGWQEPARFEGISVSDFVGAGISNDKEDDKEKMINDALQKVGLEPAEYLARAVDETLSGGERKKIELASIIAMNPPFIMLDEPDSGIDVATLERMADAINILKKQGTTVLLITHSLAVMRQADHAFLMCDGRIIEKNTADKIIPYFENNCIPCDHKNEPDDDSIRERII, via the coding sequence ATGCTTGAAGTAATAAACTTGAATTTAAAGATCAATGGAAAACAGATTTTACGTGATGTGAACCTGGATGTGTGGAGAGGTCATATTCACGCATTAGTCGGCACCAATGGTGCAGGCAAATCAACGCTTGCTTCCGCGATTATGGGTCTTGAAGGATATCGAAATGTCACGGGTGAGATCTATTTCAATGAGGAACATATCAACGACTTATCTATTGATAAGCGTGCTCGTCTTGGTATCACGTTTGGCTGGCAGGAACCCGCACGATTCGAAGGAATTAGTGTATCTGATTTCGTTGGAGCGGGAATTTCAAATGATAAAGAAGATGATAAAGAAAAAATGATTAATGATGCGTTGCAAAAAGTTGGATTGGAACCAGCTGAGTATCTTGCCAGAGCAGTAGATGAAACGTTAAGCGGCGGTGAACGTAAAAAGATTGAACTCGCCTCAATTATTGCGATGAACCCGCCTTTTATTATGCTTGATGAACCTGATTCAGGAATTGATGTGGCCACGCTTGAACGAATGGCTGATGCAATTAATATTCTAAAAAAACAAGGCACAACAGTATTGTTAATAACTCATAGTCTCGCGGTCATGAGGCAAGCTGATCATGCGTTTTTAATGTGTGACGGCCGAATCATTGAAAAAAACACTGCGGACAAAATCATCCCTTATTTTGAAAATAATTGTATCCCTTGTGACCATAAAAATGAACCTGATGACGATAGTATTCGGGAGCGGATAATATGA
- a CDS encoding SufD family Fe-S cluster assembly protein, with the protein MSSKENLASEITGSAGIESDIFKQKDIAHLLIHHDKVVGMHAVDGLQIETKKIENGVKIDLRVKAGIKIKEPVQMCFGMMPKKGIQRIVMNAVIEKDASINVLAHCTFPNAVDVKHIMDAEITLKKNATYKYNERHIHSNQGGIQVIPKAKIHVGNNARYITDFELLKGRVGLIDIDYETDCAAEGKFEMNMRVNATHDDVVKIREAGHLNGEHSHGVLLSRVAVRDKAQAEVYSELTASAPFARGHVDCKEIVQDDGIVSAIPIVKVNHPKAHITHEASLGSVDSKQLQTLMARGLTEDRATDMIIQGLLR; encoded by the coding sequence ATGAGTTCAAAAGAGAATCTTGCCTCTGAAATCACCGGAAGTGCCGGTATTGAAAGTGATATATTCAAACAAAAGGATATCGCTCATTTATTAATTCATCATGATAAAGTCGTTGGTATGCACGCAGTGGATGGACTGCAGATAGAAACAAAAAAAATAGAAAATGGAGTGAAAATAGATTTACGGGTAAAAGCCGGCATAAAGATAAAAGAACCCGTGCAGATGTGTTTTGGCATGATGCCGAAAAAAGGAATACAACGGATTGTAATGAATGCGGTCATTGAAAAAGATGCATCGATCAATGTGCTTGCTCATTGTACTTTTCCGAATGCCGTTGATGTTAAACATATCATGGATGCTGAAATAACCCTTAAAAAGAATGCCACCTACAAATATAATGAACGACACATTCATAGCAATCAAGGTGGTATTCAAGTTATTCCTAAAGCAAAAATTCATGTTGGAAATAATGCCCGGTATATAACAGATTTTGAACTATTGAAGGGCCGCGTTGGTCTGATCGACATTGATTATGAAACTGATTGCGCGGCGGAAGGCAAATTCGAGATGAATATGCGGGTGAATGCTACCCATGATGATGTGGTTAAGATCAGAGAAGCAGGCCATTTGAATGGTGAACACTCACATGGTGTACTTCTTTCTCGTGTCGCAGTTCGTGATAAGGCACAAGCAGAAGTGTATAGTGAACTCACCGCATCAGCTCCGTTTGCGCGAGGACATGTTGATTGTAAGGAGATCGTTCAGGATGACGGGATTGTCAGCGCGATACCGATTGTGAAAGTAAATCATCCCAAAGCTCATATCACTCATGAAGCATCACTTGGCAGTGTAGATTCAAAACAGTTACAAACCCTTATGGCGCGTGGCCTTACAGAAGATAGAGCAACAGATATGATCATTCAGGGATTATTACGATGA